A single Haloglycomyces albus DSM 45210 DNA region contains:
- the smc gene encoding chromosome segregation protein SMC, which translates to MHLKSLTLKGFKSFASATTLRFEPGITCVVGPNGSGKSNVVDAIAWVLGEQGAKSLRGGKMEDVIFAGTTGRSPLGRAEVTLTIDNSDGAIPIDYSEVAITRRMFRSGEAEYEINGDRARLLDIQDLLSDAGIGKEMHVLVGQGKLDSYLHARPEDRRSFIEEAAGVLKHRKRKEKALRKLNGMQGNLDRLNDLTDELRRQLKPLGRQARLAQRAQTIQADLRDARLRLLATDLAELRSSLRHDQESEEAAAERKAVLEGETDNLHQEITRHEQQHRDDKPRLEKLQETWYNLQSVAERLRSTKQLAKERARYLSSEELQRSGPDPREIEAEAESITETEIELRETIAEDSERLDVAREARSEIEARLAETEQAIVEATRAATRHREALTALRGQVESTQSTVTAADDESERALTALQEAQERAEETRQEFAELEGSSEPEADAEGESELESRLEELNDRLQELDEQREAQTERLHQYQKESSAASARAEALSLGLQRKDGNSRLLADLGERDDVLGSLAALTTVTAGYETAVASALGQWADAVAMTEQEGAMAAIRHLHEVDGGRAQLVLANVDGDVDPATPPELLPAASLVETPPEYTAMVRRLLRDYVVVDGLDEAAEVVNRHPGLTAVTVDGDVLSGYTLGGGSDRQESLIEIQSEVDQANRQHRSAQESITRLESELEAVQRDIDDSAAVRSQLQNELKQRQETRRKLETEAARFRAQAETAAKAADAEVGRLQRAATAAAQSRDDAREKLTRFEAELEQAEQQEAPEIPDTSERDELNRQLEAARQNEMEIRLAVRTAEERATALSGRADTLRRQAAGEREERERAQARAARRAHAAAVATAVADATDTALERLQTSLEEAASQRDRLAETQTRREAELTELRQKATTLQAELERLTEATHREQLARAQQKTRIEALETKAVEEFGIDLETLLTDYGPDNDLPPTADEVTKAEQKGQSEPESIPFDRAVVEKRVAKGERELKSLGKVNPLALEEFAALEERYKFLNEQLEDVKRTRGELLGVVDEVDKRIEDVFIEAYNDTAREFAHVFQTVFPGGDGRLVLTDPDNLLNTGVEVEARPPGKKVKRLSLLSGGERSLTALALLCAIFRARPSPFYLMDEVEAALDDVNLGRLLELFKQLRETSQLLIITHQKRTMEIADALYGVTMRSGVTQIISQKFDREE; encoded by the coding sequence GTGCATCTCAAGAGCCTTACTCTCAAAGGTTTCAAGTCCTTTGCCTCCGCTACCACACTCCGCTTCGAACCGGGAATCACCTGTGTGGTGGGGCCCAACGGCTCGGGAAAATCAAACGTAGTGGACGCCATTGCCTGGGTTCTGGGAGAGCAGGGGGCCAAATCGCTGCGTGGCGGGAAGATGGAAGACGTCATCTTCGCCGGAACGACGGGGCGCTCACCACTGGGACGGGCCGAAGTCACTCTGACGATCGACAATAGTGACGGCGCGATCCCCATCGACTATTCCGAAGTCGCCATTACCAGGCGCATGTTCCGCTCCGGTGAAGCCGAATACGAAATCAACGGCGATCGGGCACGCCTGCTCGACATTCAAGATCTCCTCTCAGACGCCGGAATCGGTAAGGAAATGCACGTTCTGGTCGGGCAGGGGAAACTCGACTCCTATCTGCATGCTCGCCCGGAAGATCGTCGATCTTTCATCGAAGAGGCCGCCGGCGTCCTCAAACACCGGAAACGAAAAGAAAAAGCCCTGCGCAAGCTCAATGGAATGCAGGGAAATCTTGACCGACTCAACGATCTCACCGACGAACTCCGACGTCAGCTCAAACCCTTGGGCCGCCAAGCGCGATTGGCGCAGCGCGCGCAGACCATTCAAGCCGATTTGCGCGACGCGCGGTTGCGTCTCCTGGCCACCGACCTTGCTGAACTACGCAGCTCACTGCGGCACGATCAGGAAAGCGAAGAAGCCGCCGCTGAACGAAAAGCCGTCCTGGAAGGCGAGACCGACAATCTCCATCAGGAGATCACACGGCACGAACAACAGCACCGTGACGATAAGCCACGACTGGAGAAACTCCAGGAGACCTGGTACAACCTGCAATCCGTCGCCGAACGCCTGCGGTCTACCAAGCAGTTGGCCAAAGAACGTGCTCGTTATCTGTCCTCCGAAGAATTGCAACGCAGCGGTCCGGATCCACGGGAAATCGAGGCGGAGGCCGAATCGATCACGGAGACCGAAATCGAGTTGCGGGAAACCATCGCAGAGGACTCCGAGCGGCTGGACGTGGCACGAGAGGCCCGTTCTGAAATAGAAGCCAGGCTGGCGGAGACCGAACAAGCCATTGTAGAGGCGACGCGGGCCGCGACGCGGCACCGTGAAGCCCTGACCGCCCTACGAGGACAGGTCGAAAGCACACAGTCCACCGTGACGGCCGCCGACGACGAGTCCGAACGTGCCCTCACCGCCCTGCAAGAGGCTCAGGAACGTGCGGAGGAAACCAGGCAGGAGTTCGCTGAACTGGAAGGTTCGAGTGAACCGGAGGCTGACGCGGAAGGCGAGTCTGAGCTGGAAAGCCGACTTGAGGAGTTGAACGACCGACTTCAGGAGCTCGACGAGCAGAGAGAGGCGCAGACCGAGCGTTTGCATCAATACCAAAAGGAATCGTCGGCGGCCTCCGCCCGCGCTGAGGCGCTCTCACTCGGGCTACAGCGCAAGGACGGAAACAGTCGTCTTCTCGCCGATTTGGGCGAACGGGACGACGTTCTCGGGTCGTTGGCGGCGTTGACAACCGTTACCGCCGGGTATGAAACTGCCGTGGCCAGTGCCTTGGGACAGTGGGCCGATGCCGTCGCGATGACCGAACAAGAAGGGGCGATGGCGGCGATTCGTCATTTGCATGAGGTCGACGGTGGTCGTGCCCAGTTGGTTCTCGCGAACGTAGACGGTGACGTCGACCCGGCCACGCCGCCCGAACTCCTCCCCGCGGCGAGTCTCGTGGAGACTCCGCCCGAATACACCGCCATGGTGCGCCGGCTCCTCCGCGACTATGTGGTCGTCGACGGTCTGGACGAGGCCGCCGAAGTCGTCAACCGCCACCCCGGACTCACCGCCGTGACCGTGGACGGCGATGTTCTGTCCGGTTACACCCTTGGAGGAGGAAGCGACCGGCAAGAAAGCCTCATCGAAATTCAGAGCGAGGTCGACCAGGCCAATCGGCAACACCGATCAGCGCAGGAATCGATCACACGGCTGGAGAGCGAACTGGAAGCTGTGCAACGAGATATCGACGACTCCGCAGCCGTCAGATCACAACTCCAGAACGAATTGAAGCAGCGACAAGAAACGCGGCGCAAACTCGAAACCGAAGCGGCCCGCTTTCGGGCACAGGCCGAAACCGCCGCCAAAGCGGCTGACGCCGAAGTCGGACGCCTGCAACGCGCGGCCACCGCGGCCGCTCAGTCGCGGGACGACGCCCGAGAGAAGCTGACGCGATTCGAAGCCGAATTGGAACAGGCGGAGCAGCAAGAAGCTCCCGAAATCCCCGACACCTCCGAGCGCGATGAACTCAATCGGCAATTGGAAGCGGCTCGCCAGAACGAAATGGAAATCCGCCTCGCGGTACGCACCGCCGAAGAACGAGCGACCGCTCTGTCCGGAAGAGCCGATACCCTGAGGAGACAAGCAGCCGGAGAACGCGAAGAACGGGAACGTGCGCAGGCGAGAGCCGCACGTCGTGCCCACGCGGCAGCCGTCGCCACAGCCGTGGCCGATGCGACCGACACCGCCCTCGAACGGCTGCAAACCTCGTTGGAAGAAGCCGCCTCACAACGTGATCGACTCGCTGAGACGCAGACGCGTCGCGAAGCCGAACTCACCGAACTGCGTCAAAAGGCCACCACACTGCAGGCCGAGCTGGAACGGCTGACCGAAGCCACCCACCGAGAGCAATTGGCGCGGGCACAACAGAAAACCCGTATCGAGGCGCTGGAGACCAAAGCCGTGGAAGAGTTTGGGATCGACCTGGAAACCCTACTGACCGACTATGGACCGGACAACGACCTGCCACCCACGGCGGATGAAGTGACTAAAGCAGAACAAAAAGGACAATCGGAACCTGAATCGATCCCATTCGACCGAGCTGTCGTTGAAAAACGAGTAGCGAAAGGGGAAAGGGAATTGAAATCCCTTGGCAAAGTCAATCCCCTGGCGCTGGAAGAATTCGCGGCCCTCGAAGAACGCTACAAATTCCTCAATGAACAGTTGGAGGACGTGAAACGTACCCGTGGTGAATTGCTGGGAGTCGTCGACGAAGTCGACAAACGGATCGAAGACGTCTTCATCGAGGCGTACAACGATACGGCCCGAGAGTTCGCCCATGTATTCCAAACGGTCTTCCCGGGCGGGGACGGTCGATTGGTGCTCACCGATCCCGACAATCTACTCAATACCGGGGTGGAAGTGGAAGCACGTCCGCCCGGCAAAAAGGTCAAACGTCTGAGTCTTCTATCTGGTGGGGAACGTTCGCTGACGGCCCTGGCGCTCCTGTGCGCGATTTTCCGAGCCCGTCCGAGCCCCTTCTATCTTATGGACGAAGTCGAGGCGGCACTCGACGACGTCAACCTCGGGCGGCTTCTCGAACTGTTCAAACAGCTACGAGAGACCTCCCAACTGTTGATCATCACCCAC